From one Solanum lycopersicum chromosome 12, SLM_r2.1 genomic stretch:
- the LOC104645087 gene encoding uncharacterized protein → MTLIQGDVKNLPFFYSLSCRKINTRRNAGRRVEEAAAEGNQAPPQAPTAGVQVPVNPVVLTDGQVRGALVQMAQAITTQAQTITAQATREGAPRENLHASTMASRLRAFTRMNPQVYYGSKTNEDPQEFVDEVHNILCVMGVNEEEKSEFSTYQLKDVAQVWHRMWRDDRPPGEVPITWDVLKTSFLESFFPREQRESKVEEFINLRQRGMSVREYSLKFVKISKYASSLVSNSRDEMSRIVTDVSEDLEEECRVEESRRRKRNQKSKNRSSDQSGSSNGNNSFGVRDRHKFKKGNKQYVILLLLRTLMPKRSMKEMPSVLESRVISVAVCMESGHMVRECQQIRNQARTDDLPRPNPTAASEPLKRNKFYALKGREEQEKSVDVVTGTLHVFSFPVYVLLDT, encoded by the exons ATGACTTTGATACAAGGTGATGTTAAGAATCTTCCATttttctactctttatcgtgcCGT AAAATCAACACAAGGAGAAACGCAGGAAGAAGAGTCGAAGAAGCAGCTGCTGAAGGCaaccaagctcctcctcaagccCCAACTGCTGGAGTGCAAGTGCCTGTCAACCCAGTTGTGTTGACGGATGGACAAGTAAGAGGAGCACTAGTTCAGATGGCCCAAGCAATCACCACTCAGGCACAAACTATCACAGCTCAGGCCACTAGAGAGGGTGCTCCTAGGGAGAACCTACATGCTAGTACCATGGCTAGCAGACTGAGGGCCTTTACTAGAATGAATCCTCAAGTTTACTATGGGTCCAAGACTaatgaggatccccaagagtttgtggatgaggtTCATAATATTCTCTGTGTTATGGGTGTTAATGAAGAGGAAAAGTCTGAGTTTTctacttaccaactcaaagatgtagCTCAGGTGTGGCATAGGATGTGGCGAGATGACCGACCACCAGGAGAAGTTCCCATTACTTGGGACGTTCTTAAGACTTCATTCCTAGAGAGTTTCTTTCCCAGAGAACAGAGAGAGTCTAAGGTTGAGGAATTCATCAACTTACGACAGAGAGGTATGTCAGTTAgggaatactctttgaagtttgTTAAGAtttccaaatatgcttcttctCTGGTGTCCAATagtagggatgagatgagcaggaTTGTGACTGATGTGTCGGAGGATTTGGAGGAGGAATGTCGG GTTGAGGAGAGTCGTCGGAGAAAGAGAAACCAAAAGAGCAAGAATAGGTCCTCGGATCAGTCTGGTTCGAGCAATGGTAATAATTCATTTGGAGTTCGGGATAGGCACAAGTTCAAGAAGGGGAATAAGCAATATGTAATCCTACTCCTTCTAAGAACACTAATGCCAAAGAGGTCAATGAAAGAAATGCCCAGTGTGCTAGAAAGTCGTGTGATAAGTGTGGCCGTTTGCATGGAG AGTGGGCATATGGTCAGGGAATGCCAACAGATTAGGAATCAGGCTAGGACAGATGATTTGCCTCGGCCTAATCCTACTGCTGCATCAGAACCTCTCAAGAGGAACAAATTCTATGCTTTAAAAGGTAGAGAAGAGCAAGAGAAGTCAGTTGATGTGGTCACTGGTACATTGCATGTCTTCTCTTTTCCTGTGTATGTATTGTTAGATACATGA